cagtgtaaaatgacatttcatgacttgacatacAGGGTTTGACAGGCCAACATACAACTGGGGCAACGTTCCTTCTAAATCGCaccttctttcaaaacaataacaaaattgaagttcTAACGTCAACTGGGTTATCGATCAGCATCACGCTGTAACTTGACACGGAGGGCGTAACCGATCAGTGTCAAAAAGGAACTTGTCAATGAAATGAGCGTTCTAGACACGGCAGAAAATCATCACGCTTCtgatgtttcatattgttgtacttttttcattgGAGTTTACCGctgtatatattttaaaaatcgcgCGCTTTTTTGTACGTCTGGTTTCACATACCTGGTGAATTTTATATCTCAAGGAACTCGTTGAATTCGTTCTCACCCTCCATTGTTCAATACACAATGTAATTTCTCACTTGAATCTTCACAAGACACTTTTGCTACACTTTGTAATTCATTGGATTGGCATaaaaggattgggcttttgaccaaggtgtataaattagaaggtgaagtcgtccagtgtaaaatgacatttcatgacttgacataacacttctggggtattcatatgggttttgagagggggtatcggaaaaggattaggcttttgacataactcttctcaaatatggcaccccttccaaagcgacataaagtcaccttctatatttatacaccttggctTTTGACAcaactcttctcaaatatggcaccccttccaaagcgacataaagtcaccttctatatttatacaccttgatttgtgcgacattttttttgtatggagttcggccgcctgtcaggcgacgtcgcggtTCGTGATGGGACgccgcgctgtagtgtggaccccgagtcaaacaaatcaaatctgattcgaatcccaatcgaatcaaatctttagaatcatGAAGGGAGCGAATCTTCCGATTCCCGATTTTGCCAACACTACTAGTGACAGTGGCGCCAAAAGTAATGGCAGTTCTGTGTTTTCTATCCTGGCAAAAACTAAAATGTAAGTTTATTACACCAGTTTcagttcggtagtgcatcagagcggatgttagcagtgcataagtttcctgaaagggttagcggaaaagtaaggttacggcacgaccgcgtggtgacgccgagctggagctcaggtcagacaaatcctagctgccgcacatctcgttctgtttgagtcaatcaagcggaccacgagttcttgtgtcctgacaacggaaggaattatccctcccgtggccggcgggtggacatatggctattattagccggtcctaaaggacgagccccttcataggagttcggacagagttggtacgcctctgattacgtgtaagggaacaaattgttcgacttagcgtaggaggatataccccgactcgcatatcgaaagaagaagaagaagtttatTACACTGATGTTTTCTGTtagtaaaaatgtatttagtaCCAACATTTCTGATAAGTGACATTGTAGAGCAAATAAGTTGACAACATCAGCGAATTCGtttatttctgtttgtttgctctGCCCCTAGTCGCTTGTTAACACCTATTCGTATTCGAGTTTAAACACAGCTCCAAGATACAGATATTCATTTGTACAGATCGCACACAATCCCATTTAATATGCTACCCCAGTTCTGCAGATAAATGTTTTCACCGAAGTTTATCAATAGTTGCTTATTTTTCCCGTACGGAGATAATATACTGCGTGGATATTCGTATCCTAAACTGTCGGCACCCCATTTGAGCCGGACAATGTACACAATATCAGGAAAGAGGACTATTTGTTCGTCCAAGCTCACCAGCAGGGTACCATTGAATGCAACATCACAGATGCGATGAtctttttgatatattttctGTCGCGTCTTGTTACATTTGGTGGATATTTCGACCGTCAGCTGTTCCGTGTACGTGTCCTGGCGTACATCAGTAACGTTTAGTTGCGGCAGCATTCGACTATTGATATTTAAAGATTTTATCACAATAAACCGATTGGTGCTTATATTGGCCTCGAAGTTCATTTCATCACCAATAATCAACGGACGGACAGCTTTATAATGTATTCGTTGCACTGGAATCCACCCAAACTTGTCGCCCGTTATAGGAGTAAAATTTGTATAGTTGCAGCTTACTATTGTATCTTTCAACGAATCGGGGAGCATGATGCCCTGCAGTACAGTCTTGATGCTGTCTCTACTCACTTTGAGACGGTTCTGCTCGCATTCTGTTATGCACCAAGCTCGAATCATACAAATAATGTTATCCCTTACTTCATAGTTATCTTCCAATATGAGATCGACGCAGCTTTTTGAAAGATGATGGTTGCTTTCTAGAATGATGTTGCTTAAGCTCATACCAGAATTGAGGAAATGTTTTAGTACGCACATACACGAATAGATAATATCATCGAGATTCATTCGATACGCAATATCGAGTATTTTCAAAACGTTGTGAGGTGTAATATTCTGGGCGAAGTAGCTTACACATTGTTGGTGCAAACTATCGATCATGTACTTCTCGGCGCAGTAGTACAGTTCTAGCAGCTCCTCGATATTTTGAAACTCTTCGAAGTCTATTATTCCCGCGTAGATGTAGTCCATCAACCGTTCAAATACACTCGGCTTTATGTCCTCTATTCTTACTGTTTGTTTCTCTGCTAGCGAGCCGTAGAACATTGTTTCGAAAACAGGACTAGCCGCTGCTAAAATCAACTTGTGGCAATGGAAGATCATGTCACCTACTCTGAAGGAACAATCCACcaggtgtttgtttttacgtAGCTCGTTGAATCGATGCCCAAATTCATCACTTTGTTCTTTTGTCATGGCGTCGGCTGGTGCTTCCTACATTGTAGAAGaatatttaatgtttattaGTACATATCAGTAGAAGTGGGTC
Above is a window of Anopheles coustani unplaced genomic scaffold, idAnoCousDA_361_x.2 scaffold_12_ctg1, whole genome shotgun sequence DNA encoding:
- the LOC131271243 gene encoding uncharacterized protein LOC131271243: MNIKEAPADAMTKEQSDEFGHRFNELRKNKHLVDCSFRVGDMIFHCHKLILAAASPVFETMFYGSLAEKQTVRIEDIKPSVFERLMDYIYAGIIDFEEFQNIEELLELYYCAEKYMIDSLHQQCVSYFAQNITPHNVLKILDIAYRMNLDDIIYSCMCVLKHFLNSGMSLSNIILESNHHLSKSCVDLILEDNYEVRDNIICMIRAWCITECEQNRLKVSRDSIKTVLQGIMLPDSLKDTIVSCNYTNFTPITGDKFGWIPVQRIHYKAVRPLIIGDEMNFEANISTNRFIVIKSLNINSRMLPQLNVTDVRQDTYTEQLTVEISTKCNKTRQKIYQKDHRICDVAFNGTLLVSLDEQIVLFPDIVYIVRLKWGADSLGYEYPRSILSPYGKNKQLLINFGENIYLQNWGSILNGIVCDLYK